A window of Oncorhynchus kisutch isolate 150728-3 linkage group LG10, Okis_V2, whole genome shotgun sequence contains these coding sequences:
- the ccdc33 gene encoding coiled-coil domain-containing protein 33, whose amino-acid sequence MFFPFRIIRAPLPDFEDDLQSKEVENYRTAMRKMAEDIIALRTQVVTLGTDNSQLRSDLTLHQDLGRHLLDDTDVDVMTKAEISDRIASLKFKLASEISKASAQRDKIQQLQNDLIRKNDSEKELLRLQRAHQQQQTVLQRYHRTVSKTAGLEATVKQQEKIIEKMEKLLDNTLAEKSKDNAERKRKPTGEEDNRKEIATAAENSRLRGELDKIHSQPPQAAIIIQPAQVFLDRERLSLLSKLEKAETRVRTLEKQLEDNSKRWGRQKQDMLTRLSEHIYGLDRTSSTIAHDLPLKSVSDSVLERTRQRELKPVKK is encoded by the exons GAAGTGGAGAACTACCGGACAGCGATGCGTAAAATGGCGGAGGACATCATAGCCCTGAGGACCCAGGTGGTAACCTTGGGGACGGACAACAGCCAACTCCGCAGTGATCTCACGCTGCACCAGGACCTGGGGCGCCACCTATTGGACGATACTGATGTAGATGTCATGACCAAGGCAGAGATCTCTGACCGGATAG CCTCTCTGAAGTTTAAGCTGGCCAGTGAGATCAGCAAGGCTTCAGCTCAGAGAGACAAGATACAACAGCTACAGAATGATCTGATCAGG AAGAATGACAGTGAAAAGGAGTTGCTGCGTCTCCAGAGAGCTCACCAGCAGCAACAGACCGTCCTACAGCGATACCACAGGACTGTCTCCAAGACTGCAGGCCTGGAGGCCACCGTTAAACAGCAGGAGAAG ATCATTGAGAAGATGGAGAAGCTTCTGGACAACACACTGGCAGAGAAGAGCAAGGACaatgcagagaggaagaggaaaccAACAG gcgaGGAGGATAACAGGAAGGAGATAGCGACAGCAGCAGAGAACAGTCGACTCAGAGGAGAACTGGACAAGATACATTCCCAACCTCCACAAGCTGCCATCATCATACAGCCTGCACag GTGTTCctagacagagagaggctgagtctGCTCAGTAAGCTGGAGAAGGCAGAGACCAGAGTACGAACACTTGAGAAACAG ctGGAAGATAACTCGAAGAGATGGGGCAGACAGAAACAAGACATGCTGACCAGACTCAGTGAACACATCTACGGTTTGGATCGCACGTCATCCACCATCGCCCATGATCTACCCCTG AAGAGTGTGTCAGATTCTGTGCTGGAGCGTACCCGACAAAGAGAGCTGAAGCCGGTGAAGAAGTGA